In the Methylomonas rhizoryzae genome, one interval contains:
- the fliJ gene encoding flagellar export protein FliJ — protein MKRSQRLQIIIDLQQRQENEALQLLGRRQQQLNEQQAQLDNLLNYRQQYLNKLLERQKTGMNVNQLLELRAFADKLDKAIEGQRLTVRQQERECQKARDKWQESHQRSKSLLRLGEIAVAEETQLEIKREQSEQDARAARSSRKDGANNA, from the coding sequence ATGAAACGTTCGCAACGCCTGCAAATCATCATAGACCTGCAACAACGCCAGGAGAACGAAGCGCTGCAATTGCTGGGACGCCGGCAACAACAACTGAACGAACAGCAAGCGCAACTGGATAACTTGCTGAATTATCGTCAACAATATTTGAATAAATTGCTGGAACGTCAAAAAACCGGCATGAATGTCAATCAATTATTGGAGTTGCGCGCGTTCGCGGACAAATTGGACAAGGCCATCGAAGGTCAACGGTTGACGGTAAGACAGCAGGAACGCGAATGCCAAAAGGCGCGCGACAAATGGCAGGAGAGTCATCAACGCAGCAAAAGCTTGCTGCGCCTGGGAGAAATCGCAGTCGCCGAAGAAACTCAACTGGAAATCAAGCGCGAACAATCCGAACAAGACG
- the fliI gene encoding flagellar protein export ATPase FliI, translated as MMPDVNRATAWLERLKPYRQRLNEPPELVVEGKLSRMVGLTLEAEGCRAAIGSLCQIVTKNGKSIGAEVVGFAGGRLYLMPTGDTQGLDPGCRVIPQGKNSLANVGFGLLGRVLDGAGRPLDGKGSLDTDARISLAGTPINPLSRKPIRDALDVGVRAINSVLSVGRGQRMGLFAGTGVGKSVLLGMMTKFTNADIVVVGLIGERGREVNEFVLKILGEEGLKRAVVVASPADDSPLMRVHGALRATAIAEYFRDQGLDVLLLMDSLTRYAQAYREIALAIDEPPATKGYPPSVFAKLPQLVERAGNGDVEGGSITAFYTVLAEGDDTNDPIADAARGVLDGHVVLSRSLAESGHYPAIDIEASISRVMPDIATPEHLQLARELRRLYSTYRQNRDLISVGAYRAGSDPRIDRAIAKQPAIAEFLQQDMDEAVDLPRSVDELRQVLAS; from the coding sequence ATGATGCCGGACGTCAACCGGGCAACCGCCTGGCTGGAACGCCTGAAACCCTACCGGCAGCGCCTCAACGAACCGCCGGAATTAGTGGTGGAAGGCAAGTTATCGCGCATGGTCGGCCTTACCCTGGAAGCCGAAGGCTGCCGGGCCGCCATCGGTTCTTTATGCCAAATCGTCACCAAAAACGGCAAAAGCATAGGCGCGGAAGTAGTCGGCTTTGCCGGCGGCCGCCTGTACTTGATGCCGACCGGCGACACCCAGGGCTTGGATCCCGGCTGCCGGGTGATCCCGCAAGGCAAAAACAGTCTGGCCAACGTCGGCTTCGGCTTGCTGGGTAGGGTCCTCGACGGCGCCGGCCGACCGCTGGATGGAAAAGGCTCATTGGATACCGACGCGCGTATTTCCCTGGCCGGCACACCGATCAATCCCCTATCGCGCAAACCGATCCGCGATGCCTTGGACGTCGGCGTGCGCGCCATCAACTCCGTACTCAGCGTCGGCAGGGGGCAACGCATGGGCTTGTTCGCCGGAACCGGGGTCGGCAAGAGCGTGCTGCTGGGCATGATGACCAAGTTCACCAACGCCGACATCGTGGTAGTCGGACTAATCGGCGAACGGGGGCGCGAGGTGAACGAATTCGTATTGAAAATACTCGGCGAAGAAGGCTTGAAACGTGCGGTCGTGGTCGCGTCCCCCGCCGACGACTCGCCGCTGATGCGGGTACACGGCGCGTTGCGGGCCACAGCCATTGCCGAATATTTCCGCGACCAAGGGCTGGATGTGTTGTTACTGATGGATTCCCTAACCCGCTACGCCCAAGCTTACCGAGAAATCGCCCTGGCTATCGACGAGCCGCCGGCTACCAAGGGCTACCCGCCTTCGGTTTTCGCCAAATTGCCGCAATTGGTGGAGCGCGCCGGCAACGGCGACGTCGAGGGCGGTTCTATCACCGCCTTTTACACCGTGCTGGCCGAAGGCGACGATACCAACGATCCGATTGCCGACGCGGCCCGCGGCGTGTTGGACGGCCACGTGGTGCTGTCCCGCAGCCTGGCGGAATCCGGACACTATCCGGCCATAGACATCGAGGCTTCTATCAGCCGGGTAATGCCGGACATTGCGACACCGGAGCATTTACAGTTGGCGCGCGAACTGAGACGCCTCTACTCCACTTACCGGCAAAACCGCGACTTGATCAGCGTCGGCGCCTACCGGGCCGGTTCCGACCCGCGCATAGACCGCGCAATCGCCAAACAACCGGCCATAGCCGAATTCCTGCAGCAAGACATGGACGAAGCCGTGGATTTGCCGCGTAGCGTAGACGAATTACGACAAGTCTTGGCCAGCTAA
- the fliH gene encoding flagellar assembly protein FliH encodes MSSSKHQKFSPAELQALDTWTDLEDFSTPRSENVALEQATQILTVEEIEAMQKQAYDEAFELGRQQGYEQGLEQGFQQGQQQGLEQGMTKGYEQSQHLVQNQVKQLGMLLESLAEPFRNLDEEVEKELVQLVIAIAGLIIRRELKHDPGQIVAVIREAVNVLPLSSQKITLTLHPEDAELVKSVLHLDETMPPWRIQENPLLTRGGCTVQTEVSSVDASLEKRLSAVIATVLGGDRQQDVNP; translated from the coding sequence ATGAGTTCGTCTAAACACCAAAAGTTTTCGCCTGCCGAACTGCAGGCATTGGATACCTGGACCGATCTGGAGGATTTCAGCACCCCGCGTTCGGAAAACGTTGCTTTAGAGCAAGCCACCCAAATTTTGACGGTGGAAGAAATCGAAGCCATGCAAAAGCAGGCTTACGACGAAGCTTTCGAACTGGGACGGCAACAAGGATACGAGCAAGGCCTGGAGCAAGGTTTCCAACAAGGTCAGCAACAAGGCTTGGAACAAGGCATGACCAAAGGCTACGAACAAAGCCAGCATCTGGTGCAAAATCAGGTCAAACAGCTCGGCATGCTGTTGGAATCGTTAGCCGAACCGTTTCGAAACCTGGACGAGGAAGTGGAAAAAGAGTTGGTCCAACTCGTCATCGCCATCGCCGGATTGATCATACGCCGCGAACTCAAACACGATCCCGGACAAATCGTTGCCGTGATCCGCGAAGCCGTCAACGTGCTGCCCTTATCGTCGCAAAAAATCACCCTGACGCTGCACCCGGAAGACGCGGAATTGGTGAAATCGGTCTTGCACTTGGACGAAACCATGCCGCCATGGCGCATTCAAGAAAATCCCCTACTGACTCGCGGCGGCTGCACGGTGCAGACTGAAGTGTCTTCGGTCGACGCCAGTCTGGAAAAACGTCTATCCGCGGTCATCGCCACGGTATTGGGCGGGGATCGGCAACAGGACGTCAATCCATGA
- the fliG gene encoding flagellar motor switch protein FliG, translating into MAETSKDLSHAQRAALLLLAVGQDRAATVLRHMGPKEVQLIGSTMAALGPISSGMVDEVLEEFIIQIKNETGLGLDSDEYIRNMLTSALGADKAGNIIDRILLGANSKGIEQLKWMDTRSIADLIRLEHPQIISIILSLLDPDQSAEVLTLLPQNMRSDILMRIATLEGVQPAALRELDDIMEKQLTGSDGVKSSQIGGVDAAANILNFIESAVSEPMMQDINEADSDLAQRIQDKMFVFGDLIAVDDRGIQTLLREVSTDQLLLALRGVDTGLRDKIFSNMSRRAAEMLRDDLEAAPPARLSEVEAAQKDILSIAKRLSDAGEIALGGGGGGDEFV; encoded by the coding sequence ATGGCTGAAACAAGTAAAGATTTATCGCACGCGCAACGCGCCGCTCTGTTGCTGCTGGCCGTAGGCCAAGACCGAGCCGCCACCGTGTTGCGCCACATGGGTCCCAAGGAAGTCCAGCTCATCGGTTCGACCATGGCTGCTTTGGGGCCGATTTCGTCCGGCATGGTCGACGAAGTATTGGAAGAATTCATCATCCAGATCAAGAACGAAACCGGCCTAGGCTTGGATTCCGACGAATACATCCGCAACATGCTGACCAGCGCATTGGGTGCCGACAAGGCGGGCAACATCATAGACCGCATCTTGCTGGGCGCCAACAGCAAAGGCATAGAACAACTCAAATGGATGGATACCCGCTCCATCGCCGATTTGATCCGCCTGGAACACCCGCAAATCATCTCCATCATCCTGTCTTTGCTGGATCCGGACCAATCCGCCGAAGTATTGACGCTGTTACCGCAAAACATGCGTTCGGATATTTTAATGCGCATCGCCACACTGGAAGGCGTGCAACCGGCCGCGCTACGCGAATTGGACGACATCATGGAAAAACAATTGACCGGCAGCGACGGCGTCAAATCTTCGCAAATCGGTGGCGTGGACGCGGCCGCCAATATTTTGAACTTCATCGAAAGCGCCGTCAGCGAGCCGATGATGCAAGACATCAACGAAGCCGATTCCGACTTGGCGCAACGCATTCAAGACAAAATGTTTGTGTTCGGCGATTTGATCGCCGTCGACGACCGCGGCATTCAAACCCTGCTGCGCGAGGTATCGACCGATCAATTGCTGTTGGCCTTACGCGGCGTGGATACCGGCCTGCGCGACAAAATCTTCTCCAATATGTCGCGCAGGGCCGCCGAAATGCTGCGCGACGATCTGGAAGCCGCCCCGCCCGCCCGCTTGAGCGAAGTGGAAGCGGCGCAAAAAGACATCTTGTCTATCGCCAAACGCTTGTCGGATGCCGGTGAAATCGCGTTAGGCGGCGGTGGCGGTGGCGATGAGTTCGTCTAA
- the fliF gene encoding flagellar basal-body MS-ring/collar protein FliF, which produces MSEANNNFPVETLAHEAVKQENDNLHPAVRNLLKLPLSRQIGLMLALAASIAIGMAVVLWAQAPNYDLLFTGVAEKDAAEILEALDKMGVEYKVEPGSGAVMVPTGDVRELKLKLAAQGLPRSTSLGYELLDKDNGFGTSKSVEMMRFQRALEGEIALTIQTIQSVKSAKVLLALPVQSVFVRERKKPSASVIVELYQGRSLEKEQVESIVHLVASSVPLMEAGQVTVVDHKGRLLNSKDTPEDLSLSTKQFEYKKNIEEHLRQRIENILAPLVGSEGMRAQISADVDFTVTEKTQELFNPDLPALRSEQTQEDLNSVNKIQGVPGALSNQPPPTGVAPEVASGQEKQADAESGSSSKRATRNYELDKTITHTRQSTGALRRLSVAVVVDDKHVLLDGNNAQQAYSQEELNQLRDLVKQAVGYDNSRGDQVTVTNVAFKTPDALQEVSEPIWEKPWFMDVMKLAVAALVLTLLILKVLRPAFATLIGKDEAEQRLKELEEARLAAEAMGGVVRFDEEGKPVAVRVEDEDGQPLALSAGVEDLLLLEAPQSYEKRLEYVQKLIDEDPKLVAQVIKTWLKDDG; this is translated from the coding sequence ATGAGCGAAGCCAATAACAACTTCCCGGTCGAAACGCTAGCGCACGAGGCCGTCAAACAAGAAAACGATAATCTCCACCCTGCCGTCCGCAATTTATTGAAGTTGCCGCTCAGCCGGCAAATCGGCTTAATGCTGGCCTTAGCGGCCAGCATCGCCATCGGCATGGCGGTGGTGTTGTGGGCGCAAGCGCCCAATTACGATTTGCTGTTTACCGGCGTCGCGGAAAAAGATGCCGCCGAAATTCTGGAAGCGCTGGATAAAATGGGCGTGGAATATAAGGTCGAGCCCGGCAGCGGCGCCGTCATGGTGCCGACCGGCGACGTCAGGGAATTGAAATTGAAACTGGCGGCGCAAGGTCTGCCGCGCAGCACCAGCTTGGGCTACGAACTTCTGGACAAAGACAATGGTTTCGGTACCAGCAAGAGCGTGGAAATGATGCGCTTCCAACGCGCATTGGAAGGTGAAATCGCCCTGACCATACAAACCATACAAAGCGTCAAATCCGCCAAAGTCTTGCTGGCATTGCCGGTACAATCGGTATTCGTCCGCGAACGCAAAAAACCCAGCGCGTCGGTGATCGTCGAACTTTACCAAGGCCGCAGCCTGGAAAAAGAACAAGTCGAGTCCATCGTTCATTTGGTCGCCTCCAGCGTCCCGCTTATGGAAGCGGGGCAAGTCACCGTAGTCGATCACAAAGGCCGCTTACTCAACAGTAAAGACACTCCGGAAGACCTGTCGCTAAGCACCAAGCAATTCGAATACAAGAAAAATATTGAAGAACATCTGCGGCAACGCATAGAAAACATCCTGGCACCGCTGGTCGGCAGCGAAGGCATGCGGGCGCAGATTTCCGCCGACGTGGATTTCACCGTCACCGAAAAAACCCAGGAACTGTTCAATCCGGATTTGCCCGCCCTACGTAGCGAACAAACTCAAGAAGATCTAAACTCCGTCAATAAAATCCAAGGCGTGCCCGGCGCGCTATCCAACCAACCGCCGCCGACCGGGGTTGCCCCGGAAGTCGCCAGCGGCCAGGAGAAACAAGCCGACGCCGAATCGGGCTCCAGCAGCAAACGGGCTACCCGCAACTACGAATTGGACAAAACCATCACCCATACCCGCCAGTCCACCGGCGCCTTGCGGCGGCTATCGGTCGCGGTGGTGGTGGACGATAAACACGTACTGCTGGACGGCAACAATGCCCAGCAAGCCTATTCGCAGGAAGAATTGAACCAACTGCGCGACTTGGTCAAACAAGCCGTCGGCTACGACAACAGCCGCGGCGATCAAGTAACGGTCACCAACGTCGCCTTCAAAACCCCGGACGCTTTGCAAGAAGTATCGGAACCGATTTGGGAAAAACCCTGGTTCATGGACGTCATGAAGCTGGCCGTCGCCGCCCTGGTGCTGACCTTGCTGATACTGAAAGTATTACGCCCGGCCTTTGCCACCCTGATCGGCAAAGACGAAGCCGAGCAAAGACTCAAAGAACTGGAAGAAGCCCGTCTGGCCGCAGAAGCCATGGGCGGGGTAGTACGCTTCGACGAAGAAGGCAAACCGGTTGCAGTCAGGGTGGAAGACGAAGACGGCCAACCTTTGGCATTGTCGGCCGGCGTAGAAGATTTACTGTTGCTGGAAGCACCGCAAAGCTACGAAAAACGCTTGGAATACGTACAAAAACTCATAGACGAAGACCCGAAACTGGTCGCCCAAGTCATCAAAACCTGGCTGAAAGACGATGGCTGA
- the fliE gene encoding flagellar hook-basal body complex protein FliE, with amino-acid sequence MSDINVNHLLAQMRAMSVEASSKPTLSEQVGNDSNDFAALLKQSIDAVNQTQQTSSQMATAFETGQSDVSLAEVMIASQKASVSFQAMLQVRNKLVDAYKDVMGMSI; translated from the coding sequence ATGTCAGATATTAATGTCAATCACTTATTGGCCCAAATGCGGGCCATGTCTGTGGAAGCGAGCAGCAAGCCGACGCTGAGCGAACAGGTAGGCAACGACTCCAACGACTTTGCCGCCTTGCTGAAACAGTCCATCGATGCAGTCAACCAAACCCAACAAACTTCGAGCCAAATGGCAACCGCGTTCGAAACCGGTCAATCCGACGTCAGTCTGGCCGAAGTCATGATCGCTTCGCAAAAAGCCAGCGTATCCTTCCAAGCCATGTTGCAAGTGCGCAACAAATTGGTCGACGCTTATAAAGACGTCATGGGCATGTCGATCTAA
- a CDS encoding sigma-54-dependent transcriptional regulator — protein sequence MRRHDILIVEDDLSLCEALCDTLELKGYSVKSAQNGTEALSLLHKFEFGLVISDVQMPVMDGLELLQNIRQKFDRLPVLLMTAYGTVPRAVEAMQAGAADNLIKPFEAATLVNRVAGLIVPAPSSEPERVICDGQMKKLYGLASKVAKTGVSILLEGESGCGKEVMARYIHRNSHYHAGPFEAINCAAIPENMLEAVLFGYEKGAFTGATQAMPGKFEQAQNGTLLLDEISEMDLSLQAKLLRVLQEKEVERLGGQRKIQLNVRILATTNRKLKDYVKQGLFREDLYFRLNVFPLRIPPLRERIGEILPLAYELLAKHSPHSHSAYRFDSEAIDKLQAYHWPGNVRELENVVQRALILQTNGLISSECLLFEDEIDTGMRCPYAETSPYRPDLDIPVNDGDAADSVSLGDGVRSAEEKIILQSLQDAQGNRKATAEKLGISPRTLRYKIARMKEAGLPVPC from the coding sequence ATGAGACGGCATGACATTTTGATCGTGGAAGACGATCTTTCTTTGTGCGAAGCCCTATGCGACACTTTGGAGCTAAAAGGCTACAGCGTCAAATCCGCACAAAACGGCACGGAAGCCTTGAGCCTGCTACATAAATTCGAGTTCGGCCTAGTCATTAGCGACGTGCAAATGCCGGTCATGGACGGCCTGGAGCTGCTGCAAAACATTCGGCAAAAATTCGATCGTTTGCCGGTGCTGTTAATGACAGCCTATGGTACCGTTCCCCGCGCGGTGGAAGCCATGCAAGCCGGCGCGGCGGATAATTTGATCAAGCCGTTCGAAGCCGCCACCTTGGTTAACAGAGTAGCCGGCTTGATAGTACCGGCCCCGAGCAGCGAGCCTGAACGGGTCATCTGCGACGGGCAAATGAAAAAACTCTACGGCTTGGCCAGTAAGGTGGCTAAAACCGGGGTGAGCATATTATTGGAAGGCGAAAGCGGCTGCGGTAAAGAAGTCATGGCGCGCTACATTCACCGCAATTCGCATTACCACGCCGGCCCCTTCGAAGCGATCAATTGCGCGGCCATACCCGAAAACATGCTGGAAGCCGTGTTGTTCGGTTATGAAAAAGGCGCATTCACCGGCGCCACGCAAGCCATGCCCGGTAAATTCGAACAAGCGCAAAACGGCACCCTGCTTTTGGACGAAATTTCCGAAATGGACTTGAGTTTGCAAGCCAAACTATTGCGGGTATTACAGGAAAAAGAAGTCGAACGCTTGGGCGGGCAACGAAAAATTCAGTTGAACGTCAGAATTTTGGCAACCACCAACCGCAAGCTCAAAGACTACGTCAAACAAGGCCTGTTTCGGGAAGACTTATATTTTCGCTTGAACGTATTTCCACTCAGAATTCCGCCGTTGCGCGAACGCATCGGCGAAATTTTGCCGCTGGCTTACGAGCTTTTGGCCAAACATAGCCCGCACAGCCATTCGGCTTACCGATTCGATTCGGAAGCCATCGACAAATTGCAGGCCTACCACTGGCCCGGCAACGTCCGGGAATTGGAAAACGTCGTGCAACGCGCCTTGATCTTGCAAACGAACGGTTTAATCAGCAGCGAATGCCTGCTGTTCGAAGACGAAATCGATACCGGCATGCGCTGCCCGTATGCCGAAACCTCTCCGTACCGGCCGGACCTAGACATTCCCGTTAATGACGGCGATGCGGCGGACAGCGTGAGCCTGGGCGACGGTGTGCGCTCGGCGGAAGAAAAAATCATCCTGCAAAGTCTGCAGGACGCGCAAGGCAACCGCAAAGCCACCGCGGAAAAATTGGGTATCAGTCCGCGCACGTTAAGATATAAAATCGCCCGTATGAAAGAAGCCGGACTACCCGTGCCTTGCTGA
- a CDS encoding sensor histidine kinase, translating to MTNPHFQFQQKSERLADAFRIFNELSEHLAQSYQGLQEQVARLNVQLAAARSERMATLIEKEKLAARLQQILAALPAGVLVVNAQDHIVDCNQQAVSLLGEPLIGLDWQTVSARSLHPSNSPHEHLLADGRVVAMTVNRLGETDERIILLSDVSELRQLQDALAQQKHLSAMGEMVASLAHQVRTPLATAILYASQLATTQLPLRKYQPFAEKILERLHFLEREVNDMLIFAKQGRLAMQGFSWLELLAKSAERMAQFNGTFELDNRVIDDDMLGNEAALRGALLNLLNNAIEAGATTVKLTAQQSGANVEILIADNGPGIQPEALQHLFEPFFTTKISGTGLGLAVVKSVVNAHNGRIDCHNRPDQGCTFHLSLPIVQPPINLSSATQRPHQAKLKEHQHETA from the coding sequence ATGACTAATCCGCACTTCCAGTTTCAGCAAAAATCCGAACGTCTGGCGGACGCCTTTCGCATCTTCAACGAACTGTCGGAACATTTAGCGCAGTCTTATCAAGGCTTGCAGGAGCAAGTTGCCCGGCTGAACGTCCAATTGGCCGCCGCCCGCAGCGAGCGCATGGCGACCTTGATAGAAAAGGAAAAACTCGCCGCGCGCTTACAACAGATACTTGCCGCATTGCCGGCCGGCGTGCTAGTCGTGAATGCCCAAGACCATATCGTCGACTGCAACCAGCAAGCAGTCAGCCTGCTTGGCGAACCGCTGATAGGCTTGGACTGGCAAACCGTATCCGCCCGCAGCTTACACCCGTCCAATTCGCCGCACGAACATCTGTTGGCCGACGGTCGGGTCGTCGCCATGACCGTCAACCGCCTCGGCGAAACCGACGAACGCATCATTCTTTTGTCCGACGTCAGCGAACTGAGACAACTACAAGATGCCTTGGCCCAACAAAAACATTTATCCGCCATGGGCGAAATGGTCGCAAGTCTGGCCCATCAAGTCAGAACGCCGTTGGCGACGGCGATTTTGTACGCCTCGCAACTCGCCACTACCCAACTGCCGCTCAGAAAATACCAACCGTTTGCGGAGAAAATTTTGGAACGTCTGCACTTCCTGGAACGGGAAGTCAACGACATGTTGATTTTCGCCAAGCAAGGCCGTTTAGCGATGCAGGGCTTTTCTTGGCTGGAATTGTTGGCGAAAAGCGCCGAACGCATGGCGCAGTTTAACGGTACCTTCGAGCTGGACAATCGCGTCATAGACGACGACATGCTGGGCAACGAAGCGGCACTGCGCGGCGCATTGCTCAATCTTCTCAATAACGCCATCGAAGCCGGCGCCACCACCGTCAAACTGACTGCCCAACAAAGCGGCGCTAACGTCGAAATTCTGATTGCCGACAACGGCCCTGGCATCCAACCGGAAGCATTGCAACACTTGTTCGAACCTTTTTTCACCACCAAAATCAGCGGAACAGGCTTGGGTCTGGCCGTGGTCAAAAGCGTGGTCAACGCCCACAACGGCCGGATAGATTGCCATAACCGGCCCGATCAAGGCTGCACGTTTCACCTGAGCTTGCCTATCGTGCAACCCCCTATCAACCTATCCAGTGCAACGCAACGCCCCCATCAAGCGAAACTCAAGGAGCATCAACATGAGACGGCATGA